A DNA window from Inquilinus sp. Marseille-Q2685 contains the following coding sequences:
- a CDS encoding DUF2264 domain-containing protein: MTDTADRIRANPLASRADAQRLLRDLTAPLESGFSPGRAQIRLGLDSAHFNRKAQWFEGYARPLWGLAPLHAGGGGFEFWDKFREGLASGTDPDHPEYWEAVTDLDQRSVEMAALGFALALAPDKLWEPLPEAAKQRAAAWLGGIQSVEMADNNWHFFPVMAGLGLERVGVGIDTASRDRHLARIDQFIGAEGWYGDGEGGWIDHYNGFALHFYGLIYAAHRAEQDPVRAQAYRDRATAFAQGFRHWFGADGAALVIGRSLTYRFAMAGFWGGLAYAGVEALPWGQIRGLWARQIRWWMQQPILDAAGRLPVGYRWPNYFMSEEYNSPGSPYWAFKAFLPLALPDGHPFWTAREEELDAADGTATLRGASMVVRRSGGDVVALPAGPVRTEMRGSTDKYGKLAYSSRFGLAVEADRWLHTGFCGDNILAVSRDGQEFRSRGALAASRVGKGWVETVWQPMAGVKVTTLQAFAGDWELRLHRVAADAPLAVIETGHAVPAHSRTRGKLKQAFDSREPGPQGLTLAVADGHASSLADLGGLRRAVEADVAPNTHLVFPQASVPALVGRIGAGETLLVTLVRPTHGLDPTGLAATLPATDDLRAIAEAAGWNAAILDWATVPRSLEVRHRPVAEWA, translated from the coding sequence ATGACCGATACTGCCGATCGCATCCGCGCCAATCCGTTGGCCAGCCGTGCCGATGCTCAGCGCCTGCTGCGCGACCTCACCGCGCCGCTCGAATCCGGGTTCAGCCCGGGCCGGGCGCAGATCCGGCTGGGGCTGGACTCCGCCCATTTCAACCGCAAGGCGCAGTGGTTCGAGGGCTATGCCCGGCCGCTCTGGGGCCTGGCGCCGCTGCATGCCGGTGGCGGCGGTTTCGAGTTCTGGGACAAGTTCCGCGAAGGGCTCGCCAGCGGCACCGATCCGGACCACCCGGAATACTGGGAAGCGGTGACCGATCTCGACCAGCGCTCGGTCGAGATGGCGGCGCTGGGCTTCGCGCTGGCGCTGGCGCCGGACAAGCTGTGGGAGCCGCTGCCGGAGGCGGCGAAGCAGCGCGCGGCGGCCTGGCTGGGCGGCATCCAGTCGGTCGAGATGGCCGACAACAACTGGCACTTCTTCCCGGTGATGGCCGGGCTGGGGCTGGAGCGGGTGGGCGTCGGCATCGACACCGCCTCGCGCGACCGGCATCTGGCCCGGATCGACCAGTTCATCGGCGCCGAGGGCTGGTATGGCGACGGCGAGGGCGGCTGGATCGACCATTACAACGGCTTCGCGCTGCACTTCTACGGGCTGATCTACGCCGCCCATCGGGCGGAACAGGACCCGGTGCGGGCGCAGGCCTACAGGGATCGCGCCACCGCCTTCGCCCAGGGCTTTCGCCACTGGTTCGGGGCGGACGGCGCGGCGCTGGTGATCGGCCGGTCGCTGACCTACCGCTTCGCCATGGCCGGATTCTGGGGGGGCCTGGCCTATGCCGGGGTCGAGGCGCTGCCCTGGGGCCAGATCCGCGGCCTCTGGGCCCGGCAGATCCGCTGGTGGATGCAGCAGCCGATCCTCGACGCCGCCGGCCGCCTGCCCGTCGGCTATCGCTGGCCGAACTATTTCATGAGCGAGGAGTACAACTCCCCCGGCTCGCCCTACTGGGCATTCAAGGCCTTCCTGCCGCTGGCCTTGCCGGACGGCCATCCGTTCTGGACGGCGCGGGAGGAGGAGCTCGACGCGGCGGACGGCACCGCCACGCTGCGCGGCGCCTCGATGGTGGTGCGGCGCAGCGGCGGCGACGTGGTGGCGCTGCCGGCCGGCCCGGTGCGCACCGAGATGCGCGGCTCGACCGACAAATACGGCAAGCTGGCCTATTCCTCGCGCTTCGGCCTGGCGGTGGAGGCGGATCGCTGGCTCCATACCGGCTTCTGCGGCGACAACATCCTGGCGGTCAGCCGCGACGGGCAGGAGTTCCGGTCCCGCGGCGCGCTCGCCGCCTCCCGGGTGGGCAAGGGCTGGGTCGAGACCGTCTGGCAGCCCATGGCCGGGGTCAAGGTGACGACGCTGCAGGCCTTTGCCGGGGACTGGGAGCTGCGGCTGCACCGGGTCGCCGCCGACGCGCCGCTGGCGGTGATCGAGACCGGCCATGCGGTGCCGGCGCACAGCCGCACCCGGGGCAAGCTGAAGCAGGCCTTCGACAGCCGGGAGCCGGGGCCGCAGGGCCTGACCCTGGCCGTCGCCGACGGCCACGCCTCCAGCCTGGCCGATCTCGGCGGGCTGCGCCGCGCGGTCGAGGCGGATGTGGCGCCGAACACCCATCTGGTGTTCCCGCAGGCCTCGGTGCCGGCCCTGGTCGGCCGGATCGGCGCCGGCGAGACGCTGCTGGTCACGCTGGTGCGGCCGACCCACGGCCTCGACCCGACAGGGTTGGCGGCCACGCTGCCCGCGACCGACGACCTGCGCGCGATCGCCGAGGCCGCCGGCTGGAACGCCGCCATCCTCGACTGGGCGACCGTGCCCCGCAGCCTGGAAGTGCGCCACCGGCCGGTGGCGGAGTGGGCATGA
- a CDS encoding ThuA domain-containing protein yields MKRAMIVWGGWEGHEPEPGAATVAAMLRDEGFEVRVEGDIDAFADPALREMDLIVPCITRAAIAKEPLDNLLAAVQGGTGIAGYHGGLAGSFREAVGFHFMAGCQWVAHPGGIIPFRVNITRPDDPIMDGIGDFDYRSEQYYLHVDPIVEVLATTTFSGEHAPWIDGVTMPVVYKKRYGAGRVFYTALGHVVREFEHPQMREILRRGLLWASR; encoded by the coding sequence ATGAAACGCGCCATGATCGTCTGGGGCGGCTGGGAGGGGCACGAGCCCGAGCCGGGCGCCGCCACTGTCGCCGCGATGCTGCGCGACGAAGGCTTCGAGGTCCGGGTCGAAGGCGACATCGACGCCTTCGCCGACCCGGCGTTGCGCGAGATGGACCTTATCGTGCCGTGCATCACCCGCGCCGCCATCGCCAAGGAGCCGCTGGACAACCTGCTGGCCGCGGTCCAGGGCGGCACGGGGATCGCAGGCTATCACGGCGGCCTGGCCGGGTCGTTCCGCGAGGCGGTGGGCTTCCATTTCATGGCCGGTTGCCAGTGGGTGGCGCATCCCGGCGGCATCATCCCGTTCCGGGTCAACATCACCCGGCCGGACGACCCGATCATGGACGGCATCGGCGACTTCGACTACCGGTCGGAGCAGTACTACCTGCATGTCGACCCGATCGTGGAGGTGCTGGCCACCACCACCTTCTCGGGCGAGCACGCCCCCTGGATCGACGGCGTCACCATGCCGGTCGTCTACAAGAAGCGCTACGGCGCCGGGCGGGTGTTCTACACCGCGCTGGGCCATGTGGTGCGCGAGTTCGAACACCCGCAGATGCGCGAGATCCTGCGCCGCGGCCTGCTCTGGGCATCCCGATGA
- a CDS encoding ABC transporter substrate-binding protein, whose product MKAFNRRSFLQGTIVAGAAAGAALSLGAGRAMAAETRLRMTWWGSQERAKRTQDVAKLYEQKTPDIAIVGEPLSGDAYWTKLSTQMAGRNVSDVFQLEPSTVSDYSKRGACMALDPFIPKPLDVEAFGAKMLDLCRVDGKIYGVGLGLNSFSMFYDTTVFAKAGIPVPTPDTTWIQFAEMAAELTKAAGKDQLWGAAYGARYAYVLDVWLRQRGKSLFSPEGSIGFGVEDAKEWYAYWEDLRKKNICVSADLQTQDQNTIETSPLTRGNAVMGFTYSNQLIGYQAMMPNKLGITMVPALGKESPSGHYYRPALIWSIGATSKNGEAAAAFINFFVNDIEAGKILGVERGVPMSPKVREAILPQLNETERATVDYVNLLADKVSAYPPPAPVGSQQFDRDVVRKTADQVAFGNLSIDEAAQQLVDQGKSILRPK is encoded by the coding sequence ATGAAGGCTTTCAACCGTCGTTCGTTCCTGCAGGGCACAATTGTCGCCGGGGCCGCCGCCGGGGCGGCGCTGTCCCTCGGCGCCGGCCGCGCCATGGCTGCGGAGACCCGGCTGCGCATGACCTGGTGGGGCTCGCAGGAGCGCGCCAAGCGCACCCAGGACGTGGCCAAGCTGTACGAGCAGAAGACGCCGGACATCGCCATCGTCGGCGAACCGCTGAGCGGCGACGCCTACTGGACCAAGCTGTCGACGCAGATGGCGGGGCGCAACGTCTCCGACGTCTTCCAGCTCGAGCCCAGCACCGTCTCCGACTACTCGAAGCGCGGCGCCTGCATGGCGCTGGACCCGTTCATCCCGAAGCCGCTCGACGTCGAGGCCTTCGGCGCCAAGATGCTCGACCTGTGCCGGGTCGACGGCAAGATCTACGGCGTCGGGCTCGGGCTGAACTCCTTTTCGATGTTCTACGACACCACGGTCTTCGCCAAGGCCGGCATCCCGGTGCCGACGCCGGACACGACCTGGATCCAGTTCGCCGAGATGGCGGCCGAGCTGACCAAGGCGGCCGGCAAGGACCAGCTCTGGGGCGCGGCCTACGGCGCCCGCTACGCCTATGTCCTGGACGTCTGGCTGCGCCAGCGCGGCAAGTCCCTGTTCTCACCGGAAGGGTCGATCGGCTTCGGCGTCGAGGACGCCAAGGAGTGGTACGCCTACTGGGAGGATCTGCGGAAGAAGAACATCTGCGTCTCGGCCGACCTGCAGACCCAGGACCAGAACACCATCGAGACCAGTCCGCTGACCCGCGGCAACGCGGTGATGGGCTTCACCTATTCCAACCAGCTGATCGGGTACCAGGCGATGATGCCGAACAAGCTCGGCATCACCATGGTGCCGGCGCTCGGCAAGGAATCCCCGTCCGGCCACTACTACCGGCCGGCGCTGATCTGGAGCATCGGCGCCACCTCGAAGAACGGCGAAGCTGCGGCCGCCTTCATCAACTTCTTCGTCAACGACATCGAGGCCGGCAAGATCCTGGGCGTGGAGCGCGGCGTGCCGATGTCGCCCAAGGTGCGCGAGGCGATCCTGCCGCAGCTGAACGAGACCGAGCGCGCCACGGTCGACTACGTCAACCTGCTGGCCGACAAGGTCAGCGCCTATCCGCCGCCGGCGCCGGTCGGGTCGCAGCAGTTCGACCGCGACGTGGTGCGCAAGACGGCGGACCAGGTCGCCTTCGGCAACCTGTCGATCGACGAGGCGGCGCAGCAGCTGGTCGATCAGGGCAAGTCGATCCTGCGGCCGAAGTGA
- a CDS encoding amino acid ABC transporter permease: MIRLFEALAQPLLLRGLLFLLSVAALAGFDYGGLVARLAEVVPVLALPAGQAAGPWLVIAVLAALVVLNFWLLSHLPFRAQVAIIWLELLALFAAFCWSFGLSYSFMADRAPILLGLELRDGFIQGAALTLFICAVSIAISTVIALAAALARLSDSGPAFGIATFYISFFRGTPLLLQTMLIYLGLPQLGLVIDAIPAGIIALSLCYGAYMAEIFRAGILAIPRGQSEAALSLGLKPAEVTWLVVLPQAMRLIIPPTGNQFIAMLKDSSLVSVMGVWEIMFLARTHGRAEFKYMEMLIVAALIYWAMSAVFELVQARIEKRFGKGVSAR, encoded by the coding sequence GTGATCCGCCTGTTCGAGGCCCTGGCGCAGCCGCTGCTGCTGCGCGGGCTTCTGTTCCTGCTTTCCGTCGCCGCGCTGGCCGGCTTCGACTATGGCGGGCTGGTCGCGCGGCTGGCGGAGGTCGTGCCGGTCCTGGCCCTGCCGGCCGGCCAGGCGGCCGGGCCCTGGCTCGTCATCGCCGTCCTGGCCGCCCTGGTGGTGCTGAACTTCTGGCTGCTGTCGCACCTGCCGTTCCGGGCTCAGGTGGCGATCATCTGGCTTGAGCTGCTGGCCCTGTTCGCGGCGTTCTGCTGGAGCTTCGGCCTCAGCTATTCCTTCATGGCCGACCGGGCGCCGATCCTGCTCGGGCTCGAGCTGCGCGACGGCTTCATCCAGGGCGCGGCGCTGACCCTGTTCATCTGCGCCGTATCGATCGCGATCTCGACCGTGATCGCGCTCGCCGCCGCCCTGGCTCGGCTGTCCGACAGCGGCCCGGCCTTCGGCATCGCGACCTTCTATATCTCGTTCTTCCGCGGCACGCCGCTGCTGCTGCAGACCATGCTGATCTATCTCGGCCTGCCGCAGCTCGGCCTGGTCATCGACGCCATCCCGGCCGGCATCATCGCCCTATCGCTGTGCTACGGCGCCTATATGGCCGAGATCTTCCGCGCCGGCATCCTGGCGATCCCGAGGGGCCAGTCGGAGGCCGCCCTGTCGCTCGGGCTGAAGCCGGCCGAGGTCACCTGGCTCGTGGTGCTGCCGCAGGCGATGCGGCTGATCATCCCGCCGACCGGCAACCAGTTCATCGCCATGCTCAAGGATTCGTCCCTGGTCTCGGTGATGGGTGTCTGGGAGATCATGTTCCTGGCCCGCACCCACGGCCGGGCCGAGTTCAAATACATGGAGATGCTGATCGTCGCCGCGCTGATCTACTGGGCGATGTCGGCGGTGTTCGAGCTGGTCCAGGCCCGCATCGAGAAGCGCTTCGGCAAGGGCGTCTCGGCCCGCTGA
- a CDS encoding transporter substrate-binding domain-containing protein, whose amino-acid sequence MRLRSIVLAVAAMGVLSSGPAFAGAVLDRIMQNKKMVMSTDPEYPPQSSLNASNQFEGFDIDVGTEIAKRLGVSIEFVTPGWETIVSGKWAGRWDVSVGSMTPTKARAEVLDFPAIYYYTPAALAVHSANATIKTPADASGKKIGVGAATTYESYLRGDLVIDAAGAPPFQFLVKDAKIQAYDTDVPALDDLKLGDGTRLDAVATALPTIQGAIKNGYPIKVVGSPLFYEPLSVAIEKGDPELTAKLAEIVKAMHDDGTLSTLSVKWYGVDLTKPAA is encoded by the coding sequence ATGCGTTTGCGCAGCATCGTCCTGGCCGTTGCCGCCATGGGCGTCCTGTCCTCGGGCCCGGCTTTCGCCGGCGCCGTTCTGGACCGGATCATGCAGAACAAGAAGATGGTGATGTCGACGGATCCGGAATATCCGCCGCAATCCTCGTTGAACGCCAGCAACCAGTTCGAAGGCTTCGACATCGATGTCGGCACCGAGATCGCCAAGCGTCTCGGCGTCTCGATCGAATTCGTCACACCGGGCTGGGAGACCATCGTCTCCGGCAAATGGGCGGGGCGCTGGGACGTCTCGGTCGGGTCGATGACGCCGACCAAGGCGCGGGCCGAGGTGCTCGATTTCCCGGCGATCTACTACTACACGCCGGCCGCCCTGGCGGTGCATTCGGCCAACGCCACGATCAAGACGCCGGCCGACGCCTCGGGCAAGAAGATCGGCGTCGGCGCGGCCACGACCTATGAAAGCTATCTGCGCGGCGACCTGGTGATCGACGCCGCCGGCGCGCCGCCGTTCCAGTTCCTGGTCAAGGACGCCAAGATCCAGGCCTACGACACCGACGTGCCGGCGCTGGACGACCTGAAGCTTGGCGACGGCACCCGGCTCGACGCGGTGGCGACGGCGCTGCCGACGATCCAGGGCGCGATCAAGAACGGCTATCCGATCAAGGTCGTGGGCTCGCCCCTGTTCTACGAGCCGCTGTCGGTGGCGATCGAGAAGGGCGATCCGGAGCTGACCGCCAAGCTCGCCGAGATCGTCAAGGCGATGCACGACGACGGCACGCTCAGCACGCTCTCGGTGAAATGGTACGGGGTCGACCTGACCAAGCCCGCGGCCTGA
- a CDS encoding ABC transporter permease, with protein MDLDFVQRILGNLFDGVLVTIILVTASMVCGNALAVPVALARVSRRWWLKAPAFLLILCIRGTPLIVQMFMIYYGLAQFPAVRHSVLWPILREPMWCAVISLSISTAAYSGEVLRGAIQAVPRGEIEAARSVGMRRGLMMRRIVLPIALRQSLPVFANETVLLLKASAIVFTITVRDLMGEANIIRAQTFRTYEPLITAALMYLVLTWIIVRGFAWLEARLGTHRRAVSAMAPGRAAPAAAAVPLDAR; from the coding sequence ATGGATCTCGACTTCGTCCAGCGCATCCTCGGCAACCTCTTCGATGGCGTTCTCGTCACCATCATCCTGGTGACGGCATCCATGGTCTGCGGCAATGCCCTGGCCGTTCCGGTGGCGCTGGCCCGGGTGTCGCGGCGCTGGTGGCTGAAGGCGCCGGCCTTCCTGTTGATCCTGTGCATCCGCGGCACGCCGCTGATCGTGCAGATGTTCATGATCTACTACGGCCTGGCCCAGTTCCCGGCGGTGCGGCACAGCGTGCTGTGGCCGATCCTGCGCGAGCCGATGTGGTGCGCGGTGATCTCGCTCAGCATCAGCACCGCCGCCTATTCCGGCGAGGTGCTGCGCGGCGCCATCCAGGCGGTGCCGCGCGGCGAGATCGAAGCCGCGCGTTCGGTCGGCATGCGCCGCGGCCTGATGATGCGCCGGATCGTGCTGCCGATCGCGCTTCGCCAGAGCCTGCCGGTCTTCGCCAACGAGACGGTGCTGCTGTTGAAGGCCAGCGCCATCGTCTTCACCATCACCGTGCGCGACCTGATGGGCGAGGCCAACATCATCCGGGCGCAGACCTTCCGCACCTATGAGCCGCTGATCACGGCCGCCCTGATGTATCTGGTCCTGACCTGGATCATCGTCCGGGGCTTCGCCTGGCTCGAGGCGCGGCTGGGCACCCACCGGCGGGCGGTGTCCGCCATGGCGCCCGGCCGCGCCGCGCCGGCCGCGGCGGCGGTGCCGCTCGACGCCCGCTGA
- a CDS encoding ABC transporter permease, producing the protein MEDLAALLGFGEKGWGAQLLAGVVVTVEIAVASYLVGLVLGLLGAWAKLAGPWPLRALGNAYTTIVRGVPDILIILFVYYGGTSALRSLIGLVVPGVTVEIDAFAAAVASLGFVSGAYATELFRGSILAVPPGQVEAAKSLALPPRVMFFRVVLPQAMRFALPALGNLWVVVLKDSALISVVGLRDLLGSAATAAATTRMPFTFYAVVALIFLLLTIASVGLFQLAERAYGRGFRRS; encoded by the coding sequence ATGGAGGACCTCGCCGCCCTGCTGGGCTTCGGGGAGAAGGGGTGGGGGGCGCAGCTCCTGGCCGGGGTGGTGGTGACGGTCGAGATCGCCGTCGCCTCTTACCTGGTCGGGCTGGTCCTCGGGCTGCTCGGGGCCTGGGCCAAGCTGGCCGGGCCATGGCCGCTGCGGGCCCTCGGCAACGCCTACACCACCATCGTCCGCGGCGTGCCGGACATCCTGATCATCCTGTTCGTCTACTACGGCGGCACCAGCGCCCTGCGCTCGCTGATCGGCCTGGTGGTGCCGGGCGTGACGGTGGAGATCGACGCCTTCGCCGCCGCGGTCGCCTCGCTCGGCTTCGTCTCCGGCGCCTATGCGACCGAGCTGTTCCGCGGCAGCATCCTGGCGGTGCCGCCCGGGCAGGTCGAGGCGGCGAAGTCGCTGGCCCTGCCGCCGCGGGTGATGTTCTTCCGCGTGGTTCTGCCCCAGGCGATGCGCTTCGCCCTGCCGGCGCTCGGCAATCTCTGGGTCGTGGTGCTGAAGGACAGCGCGCTGATCAGCGTGGTCGGCTTGCGTGACCTGCTGGGCAGCGCCGCCACCGCCGCCGCGACCACGCGCATGCCCTTCACCTTCTATGCCGTGGTGGCGCTGATCTTCCTCTTGCTGACCATCGCCTCGGTCGGGCTGTTCCAGTTGGCCGAGCGCGCCTATGGCCGCGGCTTCCGGCGGTCCTGA
- a CDS encoding ABC transporter substrate-binding protein, with protein sequence MDRPILSACLAIAVTFFAGSAAAQEVVRIGTTPESYPPFTWVDAQGKLNGFEIEIGEALCAQMQVKCEWVLQSWDGIIPALQEKKFDAIIASMSITDERKQVVDFSDKYYDSPAIFIGRKDEAIEISPAGLEGKTVGVQVSTIHANYVEAKYKGVVTIKTYDTQENANLDLIAGRVDLLLADSVALLDGFLKSPEGAEFEAKGQPIRDPLLGLGAGIAVRKGDPLAARFSAAIKAIRANGLYKTINDKYFGFDIYG encoded by the coding sequence ATGGACCGTCCGATCCTTTCCGCCTGTCTGGCGATCGCAGTGACCTTTTTTGCAGGCTCCGCCGCGGCGCAGGAGGTGGTGCGCATCGGCACCACGCCGGAATCCTACCCGCCCTTCACCTGGGTCGACGCCCAGGGCAAGCTGAACGGTTTCGAGATCGAGATCGGCGAGGCGCTCTGCGCCCAGATGCAGGTGAAGTGCGAATGGGTGCTGCAGAGCTGGGATGGCATCATCCCGGCGCTGCAGGAGAAGAAGTTCGACGCCATCATCGCCTCGATGTCGATCACCGACGAGCGCAAGCAGGTCGTCGATTTCAGCGACAAATACTACGACTCGCCGGCGATCTTCATCGGCCGCAAGGACGAGGCGATCGAGATCTCGCCCGCGGGCCTCGAAGGCAAGACAGTCGGCGTCCAGGTCTCGACCATCCATGCCAACTATGTCGAGGCGAAGTACAAGGGCGTCGTCACGATCAAGACCTATGACACGCAGGAGAACGCCAATCTCGACCTGATCGCCGGCCGCGTCGACCTGCTGCTGGCGGATTCCGTGGCACTGCTGGACGGCTTCCTGAAGTCGCCGGAAGGGGCCGAGTTCGAGGCCAAGGGCCAGCCGATCCGCGATCCGCTGCTGGGGCTTGGCGCCGGCATCGCGGTGCGCAAGGGCGACCCGCTGGCCGCCAGGTTCTCCGCCGCGATCAAGGCGATCCGCGCCAACGGCCTCTACAAGACGATCAACGACAAGTATTTCGGCTTCGACATCTACGGCTGA
- a CDS encoding succinylglutamate desuccinylase/aspartoacylase family protein encodes MDRSWDVIPGDMPGLEWRIPVLRFKGRGGGPSAYLQAALHAEELPGVIAIDALCARLRRAEAAGDIRGDITIVPWANPIGQQQWLHGSGQGRYEFDSRINFNRGFPLLDRPDPSLLPGDDTVQTATERLKGRLLRLALPCEIVLDLHCDDESPLYLYIPTALWPDMSDLAAAMGADTVLLWDGDGGGAFDSACLEPWLRAGDLAGRAVSTVELRGMADVDAGLAETDAAGLFRFLAGRGVIAGDAGPPPDWSGPAVPLDWVEMIKAPAGGAISFARKPGDRVEAGDLLATILVRPGEEGGGVPVRAPQAGVVMTRRAHRRTRPGDDLMKLVCRSPSATARPGPLEP; translated from the coding sequence ATGGACCGCTCCTGGGACGTGATTCCCGGCGATATGCCGGGTCTCGAATGGCGCATTCCGGTGCTGCGCTTCAAGGGGCGGGGCGGTGGTCCCTCCGCCTATCTGCAGGCGGCGCTGCATGCCGAAGAACTGCCGGGCGTCATCGCCATCGACGCGCTCTGCGCCAGGCTGCGCCGGGCCGAGGCCGCCGGGGACATCCGGGGCGACATCACCATCGTGCCCTGGGCCAACCCGATCGGGCAGCAGCAATGGCTGCACGGCTCCGGCCAGGGGCGCTACGAATTCGACAGCCGGATCAATTTCAACCGCGGCTTCCCGCTGCTGGACCGGCCGGACCCGTCGCTGCTGCCGGGCGACGACACCGTGCAGACCGCGACCGAACGGCTGAAGGGCCGGCTGCTGCGCCTGGCGCTGCCTTGCGAGATCGTCCTCGACCTGCATTGCGACGATGAATCGCCGCTCTACCTCTACATCCCCACGGCGCTGTGGCCGGACATGTCCGATCTCGCCGCCGCGATGGGCGCGGACACCGTGCTGCTCTGGGACGGGGATGGCGGCGGCGCCTTCGACAGCGCCTGCCTCGAACCCTGGCTGCGCGCCGGCGATCTGGCCGGGCGCGCCGTGTCGACGGTCGAACTGCGCGGGATGGCCGATGTCGATGCCGGCCTGGCCGAGACCGATGCGGCCGGGCTGTTCCGCTTCCTGGCAGGCCGCGGCGTGATCGCCGGCGATGCGGGGCCGCCGCCCGACTGGTCGGGCCCGGCCGTGCCGCTCGACTGGGTCGAGATGATCAAGGCGCCGGCGGGCGGGGCGATCTCCTTCGCCCGCAAGCCGGGGGACCGGGTCGAGGCCGGGGACCTGCTGGCGACCATCCTGGTCCGGCCGGGCGAGGAGGGGGGCGGGGTGCCGGTGCGGGCGCCGCAGGCGGGCGTGGTCATGACCCGCCGCGCACATCGCCGCACCCGCCCGGGCGACGATCTGATGAAGCTGGTCTGCCGGTCGCCCAGCGCGACGGCCAGGCCCGGGCCCCTCGAACCCTGA
- a CDS encoding NAD(P)/FAD-dependent oxidoreductase, producing MANTQVFDVAIIGGGHNGLVCAAYLAAAGLKVTVLERRKVVGGAAVTEEFHPGFRNSVASYTVSLLNPKVIRDLDLPGHGLKVVERRLSNFLPVDDHRYLLAGPGRTKAEIARFSARDAERYDAYGDRLDAIADVLRDIVLRTPPNIAAGGWSAALPELIRAGSLGNRLRKLDMVMRRDLLDLFTKSAADILEGWFETPVVQALFGFDSIVGNYASPHHAGTGYVLLHHVFGEVNGKKGIWGHAIGGMGAITQAMAKSAASRGAVIRTDAAVREVIVEGGRAVGVVTEAGDIVRAGCIVSNLNPKLLYGKLVDPAALPQDFRERMERFKCGSATFRMNVALSELPDFTCLPGKALADHHTSGIIIGPSLDYMDKAYLDAKAGGWSKAPIVEMLIPSTLDDSLAPPGRHVASLFCQHFDPKLPDGASWDDHREAVADLIIDTVDAWAPNFKASVLGRQINSPLDLERTFGLIGGDIFHGALSLDQIFSARPVLGHGDYRAPVPGLYMCGSGTHPGGGVTGAPGHNAAREILADFKRRRLRRAA from the coding sequence ATGGCGAACACACAGGTCTTCGACGTCGCGATCATCGGCGGGGGCCACAACGGCCTGGTCTGCGCCGCCTATCTGGCGGCGGCCGGGCTGAAGGTGACGGTGCTGGAGCGCCGGAAGGTCGTCGGCGGCGCCGCGGTGACCGAGGAGTTCCATCCCGGCTTCCGCAATTCCGTCGCCTCCTACACGGTCAGCCTGCTGAACCCGAAGGTGATCCGTGATCTCGACCTGCCGGGCCACGGGCTGAAGGTGGTGGAGCGGCGGCTGTCCAACTTCCTGCCGGTCGACGACCATCGCTATCTCCTGGCCGGGCCCGGCCGGACCAAGGCGGAGATCGCCCGCTTCTCGGCCCGCGACGCCGAGCGCTACGACGCCTATGGCGACCGGCTCGACGCCATCGCCGACGTGTTGCGCGACATCGTGCTGCGCACCCCGCCCAACATCGCCGCCGGCGGCTGGTCGGCGGCGCTGCCAGAGCTGATCCGGGCCGGGTCGCTCGGCAACCGGCTGCGCAAGCTCGACATGGTGATGCGGCGCGACCTGCTCGACCTGTTCACCAAATCCGCCGCCGACATCCTGGAGGGCTGGTTCGAGACGCCGGTGGTGCAGGCGCTGTTCGGCTTCGACAGCATCGTCGGCAACTACGCCAGTCCGCACCATGCCGGCACCGGCTACGTGCTGCTGCACCATGTCTTCGGCGAGGTGAACGGCAAGAAGGGCATCTGGGGCCACGCCATCGGCGGCATGGGCGCGATCACCCAGGCGATGGCCAAGTCGGCGGCGTCGCGCGGCGCCGTGATCCGCACCGACGCCGCGGTGCGCGAAGTGATCGTCGAGGGCGGCCGTGCCGTCGGCGTGGTGACCGAGGCGGGGGACATCGTCCGCGCCGGCTGCATCGTCTCCAACCTCAACCCCAAGCTACTCTACGGCAAGCTGGTCGACCCCGCGGCGCTGCCGCAGGACTTCCGCGAGCGGATGGAGCGGTTCAAATGCGGCTCCGCCACCTTCCGCATGAACGTGGCGCTGTCGGAGCTGCCGGACTTCACCTGCCTGCCGGGCAAGGCGCTGGCCGACCATCATACCAGCGGCATCATCATCGGCCCCAGCCTCGACTACATGGACAAGGCCTATCTCGACGCCAAGGCCGGCGGCTGGTCGAAGGCGCCGATCGTCGAGATGCTGATCCCATCGACGCTCGACGACTCGCTCGCCCCGCCGGGCCGGCACGTCGCCAGCCTGTTCTGCCAGCATTTCGACCCGAAGCTGCCGGACGGCGCCAGCTGGGACGACCATCGCGAGGCGGTGGCCGACCTGATCATCGACACGGTCGATGCCTGGGCGCCGAATTTCAAGGCGTCGGTGCTGGGTCGCCAGATCAACAGCCCGCTGGATCTGGAAAGGACTTTCGGCCTGATCGGCGGCGACATCTTCCACGGCGCGCTGTCGCTGGACCAGATCTTCTCGGCCCGGCCGGTGCTGGGCCATGGCGACTACCGGGCGCCGGTGCCCGGCCTGTACATGTGCGGGTCGGGGACCCATCCGGGCGGCGGCGTCACCGGGGCGCCCGGCCACAACGCGGCGCGCGAGATCCTGGCCGATTTCAAGCGACGCCGCCTGAGGCGCGCGGCATGA